The following proteins are co-located in the Desulfonatronovibrio magnus genome:
- a CDS encoding GGDEF domain-containing response regulator produces MKNIQSAVHRGSKGVLIVEDSSFLSFILQVAVREHLKIEPVMCTGLREAEEVLETNAHTFFAALLDLHLPDAPNGEVVDLVVGYEIPSVVFTATLSDKLRERMWSKKIVDYVLKENQENVVQVMETIKRLQKNMGMKVLVADDSFTCRKIVKNLLEVWNFTVLEAVDGQDALAILKQEPDVCMLITDYNMPRLNGVDLVKQIRRSHSKARLPIIGLSGVDNATTSAYFLKAGANDYLHKPFITEELYCRVRHNIEIAEHIKTIRDMAERDFLTGLYNRRYFFAMADKMLKQTRRDNRGLVIAMMDIDYFKKCNDQFGHDAGDEVIRFVGQSILSCVRESDLVARFGGEEYCIACAGMDGEGARKVFEKIRSSIEGAVINFDNHNIKVTVSIGVCPSLTGSLEEMITCADKMLYDAKKQGRNQVRVFA; encoded by the coding sequence GTGAAAAATATTCAATCAGCTGTACACAGAGGAAGCAAAGGGGTCCTGATTGTGGAGGACAGCAGCTTCCTTTCATTTATTCTGCAGGTTGCTGTCAGGGAACATCTAAAAATCGAACCTGTAATGTGCACCGGGTTGCGAGAAGCTGAAGAAGTTTTAGAAACAAATGCTCATACTTTTTTTGCAGCTCTTCTTGATCTGCACCTGCCTGATGCTCCCAACGGAGAGGTTGTCGACCTTGTGGTGGGATATGAAATACCCTCGGTTGTTTTTACTGCAACATTGTCTGATAAACTCCGCGAACGTATGTGGTCCAAAAAAATCGTAGACTATGTGCTTAAGGAAAATCAGGAAAATGTTGTACAGGTTATGGAAACAATCAAACGCCTTCAAAAAAATATGGGCATGAAGGTTCTGGTGGCAGATGACTCCTTTACATGCCGCAAGATTGTTAAAAATTTACTTGAAGTCTGGAACTTCACCGTGCTTGAAGCTGTTGACGGTCAGGACGCATTAGCAATACTGAAGCAGGAACCTGACGTCTGTATGCTCATTACTGACTACAATATGCCCAGGTTGAACGGGGTAGACCTGGTTAAACAAATACGCCGCAGCCACTCCAAAGCCAGGCTTCCCATAATAGGACTGTCAGGTGTCGACAATGCCACCACTTCAGCTTATTTTCTCAAGGCCGGGGCCAATGACTATCTACATAAGCCGTTTATTACTGAAGAATTATACTGCCGTGTCAGGCATAATATTGAAATTGCAGAGCATATTAAAACCATCAGAGATATGGCTGAAAGAGATTTTCTAACCGGGCTCTATAATCGCAGATACTTTTTTGCCATGGCTGACAAAATGCTTAAACAGACCAGGCGCGACAACAGGGGACTGGTTATCGCCATGATGGATATTGATTACTTCAAGAAGTGCAATGACCAGTTCGGACATGACGCAGGTGATGAAGTAATTCGCTTTGTTGGTCAGTCAATCCTGTCCTGTGTTCGTGAATCTGATCTGGTAGCCAGGTTTGGAGGCGAAGAATACTGTATAGCCTGTGCAGGAATGGACGGTGAAGGGGCAAGAAAAGTCTTTGAAAAAATTCGCTCATCCATTGAAGGGGCGGTTATTAACTTTGATAACCATAACATTAAAGTTACAGTGAGTATAGGTGTTTGCCCCTCCCTGACGGGCAGCCTTGAAGAAATGATTACTTGTGCTGACAAGATGCTTTATGATGCTAAAAAACAGGGAAGAAATCAAGTCCGGGTATTTGCTTAA
- a CDS encoding sensor domain-containing diguanylate cyclase codes for MHYFSNTLRENKRILILILLGLSIWAFLSFFLKANYNEKKNSYMSAELDSFKSKVFTTLEMYETFTEYIFYNDINTDKVLDLMAIATQSNDEQLQSLRWDLYDLLIEQYQLLQKYNFRQLHFILPGGDSFLRLHAPHQYGDNLLTVRDTIRIADQERRYITGFEEGRIFNGYRSVFPLFKDDHHLGSVEISISMASIMKVMASLYPSTALKFVLCKDMVESVVFDVEQINYTPAPFFPSYMLDKEVFQIYQDSLSTENYTTYSRIVEDIVRTNQSQINALKSFNTVVSYNDVDYMVAFLSIENLSHEHVAYLIGIYQAKTARIFGFQTFFREWLFVTLFFMLFFISVWIYDRKQKQLNHLACTDKLTRIMNRHRFLEIVEREVIQYQRYQRDFSVILLDIDHFKRINDQYGHNAGDDVLKQTAIILKSCARKQDAVARWGGEEFILQLPETGAAQAARVAERIRQAMADHLFVKGIRLTASMGVAAMSEVESQDIDVLVNCADEKLYQAKKEGRNRVVIYLRP; via the coding sequence ATGCATTATTTTTCCAACACATTGCGCGAGAATAAGCGCATTTTAATCCTGATCCTGCTTGGTCTGAGCATCTGGGCATTCCTGAGCTTTTTCCTCAAGGCCAATTACAATGAAAAAAAGAACTCCTATATGTCTGCAGAACTGGACTCTTTCAAGTCCAAGGTTTTTACAACACTTGAAATGTATGAAACCTTTACAGAATATATTTTTTACAACGATATCAACACTGACAAGGTCCTGGACTTAATGGCTATTGCCACTCAGAGCAATGATGAACAGCTCCAGAGTTTACGCTGGGACCTGTATGACCTGCTTATAGAACAATATCAGCTTCTTCAGAAATATAATTTTCGACAGCTTCATTTTATCCTTCCAGGAGGTGACAGCTTCCTGCGCCTTCATGCTCCCCACCAGTATGGAGATAACCTTCTAACTGTCCGGGATACCATTAGAATAGCTGACCAGGAAAGGCGCTATATAACCGGATTTGAAGAAGGCCGGATTTTCAATGGATACCGCTCCGTATTTCCTCTGTTTAAGGATGACCACCATCTGGGTTCTGTGGAAATATCCATATCCATGGCCTCCATAATGAAAGTCATGGCAAGTCTGTATCCAAGCACAGCCCTGAAATTTGTCCTCTGTAAAGATATGGTTGAATCAGTTGTATTTGATGTGGAACAGATCAATTATACACCAGCACCTTTTTTCCCCTCCTACATGCTGGATAAGGAAGTCTTTCAAATCTATCAGGACAGCCTGAGTACTGAAAACTACACTACATATTCCCGGATAGTTGAAGATATAGTCCGGACAAATCAAAGCCAGATAAACGCTCTGAAAAGTTTTAATACCGTTGTCAGCTATAATGATGTTGATTATATGGTAGCATTTCTATCCATAGAAAATCTTTCCCACGAACATGTAGCCTACCTGATAGGGATTTATCAGGCCAAAACTGCCAGGATATTTGGTTTTCAGACATTTTTTCGGGAATGGCTCTTTGTGACTCTATTCTTCATGCTTTTTTTCATTTCAGTCTGGATCTATGACCGAAAACAAAAACAGCTTAACCACCTGGCCTGCACTGATAAGCTTACGCGAATCATGAACCGCCACAGGTTCCTTGAGATTGTCGAAAGAGAAGTGATCCAATATCAGCGCTATCAGAGGGACTTCAGTGTAATCCTGCTGGATATTGATCACTTCAAAAGGATCAATGACCAGTATGGGCACAATGCAGGCGATGATGTCCTGAAACAGACAGCTATCATTCTTAAAAGCTGTGCCAGAAAACAGGATGCTGTGGCCAGATGGGGCGGTGAAGAGTTTATCCTTCAGCTGCCTGAAACAGGCGCTGCACAGGCTGCCAGGGTAGCAGAACGAATCAGGCAGGCCATGGCTGATCATTTATTTGTCAAGGGAATCAGGCTTACAGCCAGCATGGGAGTTGCAGCCATGTCAGAAGTGGAGTCACAGGATATTGATGTTCTGGTAAACTGTGCGGATGAAAAGCTGTATCAGGCAAAAAAAGAAGGTAGAAACCGGGTTGTTATTTATTTGAGGCCTTGA
- a CDS encoding DUF2442 domain-containing protein — protein MIKIIQARYIGDYQVELSFSDGMTGIFDGESLLKRSGPLLKPLNDELFFQRFFVDFGALSWPHGLELSPAKLYLSCKLHKVA, from the coding sequence ATGATTAAAATTATTCAGGCCAGGTATATTGGCGACTACCAGGTTGAGCTGTCATTTTCTGATGGAATGACCGGAATTTTTGACGGAGAATCTCTTTTAAAAAGAAGCGGTCCTTTACTGAAACCATTAAATGATGAGCTCTTTTTTCAACGTTTCTTTGTAGACTTTGGAGCTCTAAGCTGGCCTCATGGCCTGGAATTGTCACCAGCCAAACTCTATCTAAGCTGCAAGCTGCACAAGGTCGCTTAA
- a CDS encoding DUF4160 domain-containing protein produces the protein MIEIKTGTITVGYLPNKAARIVKEWCLVHQAELLENWERAQRFEPLEHIQGADFDD, from the coding sequence TTGATTGAAATCAAAACAGGCACCATAACCGTTGGATACCTCCCGAATAAAGCAGCAAGAATTGTTAAAGAATGGTGTCTTGTACATCAGGCTGAACTGCTTGAAAACTGGGAAAGGGCACAGCGTTTTGAACCATTGGAACATATACAGGGAGCTGACTTTGATGATTAA
- a CDS encoding response regulator, translating to MYLSGLTVNKVLIADDCELNRQLLTFFLEKLNINVMSASNGLEALELTKKHSFDLILMDIRMPKMSGDDAAEKIRNLKSATRSNVPIIGMTSLESNDTNFSLPGEFDECLNKPLNQKALHQVLTKYFGSPGSGGQEADIKKDGKDSNDLHQTDTFLDREAIVKDYKGHVHVWKELALSHLSDMSENLNRIESLIQSDDCDSIAFVAHKMKGGASIFRMPKLRHECHQLEQASKDRNMQNMLVIAQEISSHIEELKSHVWNFHDSK from the coding sequence ATGTATCTGTCTGGTTTAACCGTAAACAAAGTTCTCATTGCAGATGACTGTGAACTTAACAGACAGCTACTGACGTTTTTTTTGGAGAAGCTGAATATAAATGTAATGTCAGCTTCCAATGGGTTAGAAGCTTTAGAGCTTACAAAGAAACACTCTTTTGACCTTATTTTGATGGATATAAGAATGCCCAAAATGTCAGGAGATGATGCTGCAGAAAAGATCAGAAATCTGAAGTCTGCAACTAGAAGCAACGTCCCCATAATTGGAATGACCAGCTTAGAATCAAATGATACAAATTTTTCTTTACCCGGTGAATTTGATGAGTGTTTGAATAAGCCACTGAATCAAAAAGCTCTTCATCAAGTGCTAACAAAATATTTTGGATCGCCTGGTTCAGGTGGACAGGAAGCTGATATCAAAAAGGACGGGAAAGATTCAAATGATCTGCATCAAACAGATACATTTCTGGATCGCGAGGCAATTGTTAAGGATTACAAGGGCCATGTTCATGTATGGAAAGAGCTTGCCCTGTCTCATTTATCTGATATGTCGGAAAATTTGAACAGAATTGAAAGTTTGATTCAAAGTGACGACTGCGACTCAATTGCTTTTGTTGCTCATAAAATGAAAGGTGGGGCATCGATATTCAGGATGCCGAAATTAAGACATGAATGTCATCAGCTTGAACAGGCTTCCAAAGATCGTAATATGCAGAATATGCTTGTGATTGCTCAGGAAATTTCCAGTCACATTGAAGAGTTGAAATCCCATGTATGGAACTTCCATGATTCAAAATGA